In Gossypium hirsutum isolate 1008001.06 chromosome D06, Gossypium_hirsutum_v2.1, whole genome shotgun sequence, one genomic interval encodes:
- the LOC121218413 gene encoding uncharacterized protein, which translates to MSPWGAPVLFVKKYDGPMRLYAKFSKCKFWLCKETLLGHVILAEGIQVDLRKIKAALEWKQPRNLSEICSFLGLAGYNRRFVEGFSLIAAPFTKLLCKGVPFNWTDAQQESFEKLKTDGKVVAYASHQLKTYEANYPTPDLELADVIEGGSTTDFGLNSDGVLCFRVRISVLNDTDLRQIILKKVHSSPYAMPLGGNKMYRDILRTDYSLQKLAKLYISKIVRLHGVLVSITSDKDPRFASQFWRKTHKALDLRLDFNTAFHLQNNCQSERVIQILEDMLRRNHSNLTHIVPVGEIKVKPDLTFEEESVQIMDRDVKPLRRKYIPLVKVIWRNHSTEEATWEPEDVMCEGCPHLL; encoded by the exons atgtctccgtggggagcaccagtactGTTTGTAAAGAAGTATGATGGACCGATGCGG ctctatgctaagtttagtaagtgcaaGTTCTGGCTGTGTAAGGAGACACTTCTTGGTCATGTAATTTTGGCTGAGGGAATTCAAGTTGATCTTCGAAAGATTAAGGCTGCGTTGGAGTGGAAGCAGCCTAGGAACTTGTCTGAGAtctgcagttttctaggactggcgGGATATAatcgacgatttgtagagggttttTCATTGATTGCGGCACCATTTACTAAGCTACTATGTAAGGGTGTgccatttaactggactgatgcgcagcaagagagctttgagaaactCAAGACT gatggtaaggtggtagccTATGCGTCTCATCAGCTTAAGACCTATGAGGCGAATTATCCGACGcctgacttggagttggccgatGTG ATTGAGGGTGGTAGTACTacggattttggactgaatagtgaTGGGGTACTCTGTTTCCGTGTGAGAATCTCTGTTTTGAATGATACTGATTTGAGACAGATCATATTGAAAaaggtgcatagtagcccttatgctatgcctCTTGgcggaaataagatgtaccgagacatCC ttcgtactgattattcCCTACAGAAGCTGGCGAAGCTTTATATTTctaagatagtgagactgcatggagtACTGGTTTCGATCACTTCTGATAAGGATCCTCGTTTTGCATCTCAATTTTGGAGGAAGACACATAAGGCTTTGGATTTAAGGTTGGACTTCAATACTGCATTCCACCTTCAGAACAATTGTCAGTctgaaagagtgattcaaatactggaggacatgttgaggcgCAACCACTCTAATCTtactcatattgtccctgttgGAGAGATCAAGGTTAAgccagatttgacctttgaggaagagtcGGTTCAGATTATGGATCGCGACGTTAAGCCTCTGAGAAGGAAATACATTCCACTGGTAAAGGTTAtatggcgtaatcatagcactgaggaggccacatgggagcccgaggatgtAATGTGTGAGGGGTGTCCTCATCTATTATGA